The sequence CGCCACCACGTAGTTGGTGTCGATCCACACCGGCAGCACGGACGTGCCCGCGAGTTCCACGGGTGCTCCCGGATGGGGACGCGACAGCGACAGCCGGAACAACATGGAGTCTCGCTTGCGGCCCCGCGCCTCCGCGCCCGCCCCATGGACGTAGTGCCCATCCTGGTTGGCGATGAGGTTGCCCAGGGAGAAGGCCACCACCGTGTCGCGTCCCGCGCGGGTGCGGTAGGGCTCGATGGGCTGCAGCACATGGGGATGGTGGCCGACGACGGCGAGCGCTCCGGCCTCCAGCAGGCGCTGGGCCAGTTGACGGTCCTCGGGCTTGGGGCTGTGGGAGTACTCCGTGCCCCAGTGGATCATGACGATGAGCGCGTCACAGCGCCGGGCGGCGGAGCCCACCAGGGCCGCGGCCGCCTCGGGCGTCAGGCCCCGCCGTTTCTTCGAGGGGTAGGGCACGTAGGCGACGTGGGGGGAGCGGTCCGGGTCATCCGGGTTGCTCGCCCCATTGAGCCAGCGGGTGATGGACAGCAGGCCCACGCGAATCCCCTTGCGCTCGACCACCAGGGGCTCCCACGCCATGGCCTCGGTGGGCGCCGAGCCCACGTGATTCAGACCCGCCGCGTCCAGGTGGGACCAGGTGGAGGGGATGCCCGCGCGGCGTTGATCGAAGGCGTGGTTGTTGGCGATGGACACCACGTCCACGCCCGCGGAGACGAGCGCATGCGCGAGCTGGGGCGGCGCGTCGAAGATGAGGGGAGCGGTGGGCGCGCGGGGATTGCCGCTGATGGGCGTCTCCAGGTTCACCACCGCGAGGTCCGCGGCGCGCAGCTCCCGGGCGATGGGCTCGAGGACGAAGTCCCAGCCCTCGTGGTTGAGCGACACGGCGCGAGCGGCGCCTCCCGGCTGGCTCAGCGCGTGCTCGGCCGCGGCCTGCTTCACGCCATCATGCGGGATGATGTCGCCACCGAAGACGAGGTCCACACGTTCGGCGGGAGCGGCCCCCACCAGGGACACGACGAGAAGCACTGGAACGAACACACCGTCACGCTAGCCGAGGAGTCCCACCCCCTCGCAACCCCCCTGCCCCCTCCTCCAGCGCTCAGGGGACCTTCCCAGGGAGGCGGGGCAACCAGACGGTGAACGTGGTGCCCTCCGCCTCCGAGGAGGACACTTCGATGCGTCCGCCGTGGGCGCGCACCACGTGCCGCACGATGAAGAGCCCCAGGCCCACGCTCCGCTCGGAGCGGACAGCGTCCTGAGGGCCGCGCTGCATGGACTGGAACAGCCGGGGCAACAGCTCCTCGGAAATGGGACGGCCCTGGTTGTTCACCCGCAACATGACCCACTCCCCCACGCCCGAGGACTTCACCTGGACGGAGGTGTCCGGCGGGCTGTAGCGCAGGGCATTGGAGACCAGGTTGTGCACCACCTGGTTCAACCGCTCCGCATCCCACTCGCCCTGGCCATTGCCCTCCTGGGTGAGCACGAGCCGCCGCTCGGGAAAGGCGAACTCGACTTCCTCCACCGCATGGCCGATGACCTCGTGGAAGTTCATGGGCACGCGCCGGATGGGGATGCCCCCGCCCACGCGCGCCTGGGTGAAGTCCAACAGGTCGTGGATGAGGTGCTGGGCCCGCTCGGCGCTGGAGACGATGCGCAGGGTGTTCTTGGTCGAGCGGGCGCTCAGCTCGTCGTTCTTGAGCAACACCTGGGCGGACAGGAGGATGGCGCTGATGGGGTTGCGCAGATCGTGGCTGACGATGCCGATGAGCTGCTTCTCGAACTCCGCCCGCTGCAGCGCCTCCTCCTCCCGGCGCTTGCGCTCGGAGATGTCGCGCGTGACCGTGGCGATCCCGAGGAACTCCCCCGTGCGCGAGTCGGTCACGCGAAAGACGTTGTAGAGGATGGGCAGGCCCTCGCCCGTGAGGAAGTGACGGAAGCGCAGCTCGCCCTCCCAGCGCCCCAGCGTGCCCAGCACGGGCAGGATCGTGTCGCGCAGCAAGGGCTGGTCCTCCTCCAGGAAGAAGTCGAGCATGTGCCGG comes from Cystobacter fuscus DSM 2262 and encodes:
- a CDS encoding CapA family protein — its product is MFVPVLLVVSLVGAAPAERVDLVFGGDIIPHDGVKQAAAEHALSQPGGAARAVSLNHEGWDFVLEPIARELRAADLAVVNLETPISGNPRAPTAPLIFDAPPQLAHALVSAGVDVVSIANNHAFDQRRAGIPSTWSHLDAAGLNHVGSAPTEAMAWEPLVVERKGIRVGLLSITRWLNGASNPDDPDRSPHVAYVPYPSKKRRGLTPEAAAALVGSAARRCDALIVMIHWGTEYSHSPKPEDRQLAQRLLEAGALAVVGHHPHVLQPIEPYRTRAGRDTVVAFSLGNLIANQDGHYVHGAGAEARGRKRDSMLFRLSLSRPHPGAPVELAGTSVLPVWIDTNYVVALREREGQRRIQPVLLDEELKTLSGRLLAFSASGPPRKVREERRELERRLDLARRRRALILRMTLPPSGGEGSVSPAASVRGVN